The genome window ATTCCATATGTTATTATCTTTTTATTTTATCTTCCTTATCTATCAGGACCTTTAGTTTCACAGATTGCCTTTGTAAAAACAGCCCCTCACAGTATATTAAATCCTTTTCTCAGAATTGTCTATACATTCTTCTACTTTCTTTTTGGAGAGACATTATCACCATTAAATTTTAAGTTTGTCATACCAGGTATTTTATTATTTTTTATATTTTTTATAATAGGACTCAGAAAAGAGAAAAATATTCTTCAGAAATTCTCTTCCATTGTTATTATACTCGGAATCATTTTAATCTTCTCTGTGAAAGCAACCATTCCGCAAAATCTTATCCATCTTCAACCATTTTTCTTTATTATTGTTGCTTCCGGAGTAGAATGTCTTAAAAAAGCAAAAGTGAAAATACTTTTTTCTTTTTTCCTTCTTCTATGCTTAATGCCCTCTCTCTATTACTATTACACCAACAATAGTTTACAATATCACGATGTAAGCAAATTAATTCCTTATAAGAAGATAACTGAAACCATTACAAGAGAAGAAACTATAGGCGAAGTAATTATAATGAATGAAGGACGCGAAACAAGATTTACTGAATTTTTTGAACCATATAGTCCATGGGACTGGTATTATAAAGGACATTTACCAATTAAAGATATACATAATGCTGATGAGTTAGAAAAAATCTATAAAATATATAACGGCTTCTGGGTTATTTTAAAATATAATCGCCAAGAGCAGAACTGGGATGAAGATATAAAAAACTTCTTTGTACAGAGAAAATCTGTTAAAATAAAAGAGATGAAATTAATAAAAAACTATTCTTTTCTTGATGTTTTAAAAGGACAAGAGAAAAAAGAATATTATTTTATTGAGGTTTACCATTTTATAAAAAAATGAAGAAAAAGGTTCTTATAACTGGTGGAGCAGGATTTATAGGAGTTAATTTAGCAAATCATCTTTTAGCAAATACAGATAATTTTGTAGTTATATATGATAACCTTTCAAGAAATGGAGTTGAATATAACCTTGAATGGCTTAAATCCCTGAAATATAAAAATATGCAATTTATAAAAGGCGATATCAGGGATTATAAAAAGATAAAAGAGGTAGTTAAAAAATGCAATGAAGTATATCATCTTGCTGCTCAGGTAGCAGTTACAAGTTCAGTAA of bacterium contains these proteins:
- a CDS encoding glycosyltransferase family 39 protein, with product MEKNIKICKKAAEKIMSLKLYILIITGIILRVYCLSCKSFWCDEFLAISLSKIPEFSDMIRWIIKNDAHPPLFYSVIRIIFHFTNSEFGLRFMPFLFGAFAIIIFYKLLKEVDIKNYLLPLSLFIFSPAQVLWSQIVKSYSTLTFFSLLSIFTFIRYKKTNKNVYATWWILSSIITLYLHNYGMLIIAAQVIILLLYRKEISFRKFIIPYVIIFLFYLPYLSGPLVSQIAFVKTAPHSILNPFLRIVYTFFYFLFGETLSPLNFKFVIPGILLFFIFFIIGLRKEKNILQKFSSIVIILGIILIFSVKATIPQNLIHLQPFFFIIVASGVECLKKAKVKILFSFFLLLCLMPSLYYYYTNNSLQYHDVSKLIPYKKITETITREETIGEVIIMNEGRETRFTEFFEPYSPWDWYYKGHLPIKDIHNADELEKIYKIYNGFWVILKYNRQEQNWDEDIKNFFVQRKSVKIKEMKLIKNYSFLDVLKGQEKKEYYFIEVYHFIKK